In a single window of the Dryobates pubescens isolate bDryPub1 chromosome Z, bDryPub1.pri, whole genome shotgun sequence genome:
- the FAM107B gene encoding protein FAM107B, with translation MAEPDYIDDDNPELIRPQKLINPVKSSRNHQDLHRELLMNQKRGLAPQNKPELQKVMEKRKRDQVIKQQKEEEAQKKKSDLEIELLKRQQKLEQLELEQQKIQEEQENAPEFVKVKGNLRRTVQETAEAPDS, from the exons ATGGCTGAGCCAGACTACATAGATGATGACAATCCTGAGTTAATTAGACCTCAGAAATTAATTAATCCTGTGAAGTCATCCCGGAATCATCAAGATCTCCATAGAGAGCTGCTTATGAATCAGAAAAG GGGTCTTGCACCTCAGAACAAACCAGAACTACAGAAGGTGATGGAGAAAAGGAAACGAGATCAAGTtattaaacaacaaaaagaagaagaagcacAAAAGAAGAAATCAGACCTGGAAATAGAGCTActgaaaaggcagcagaaactggaacag CTTGAACTGGAGCAACAGAAGATAcaggaagagcaggaaaatGCACCTGAATTTGTCAAAGTCAAGGGCAACTTGAGGAGGACGGTCCAGGAGACAGCAGAAGCACCAGACTCCTAG